TGAGAGATGTACTCAAATCTTCATTGCCATGGACGATAGGCTTAGTTGGTATTTCCACAGCGATTAGCTTTCTAATAGGGACTTGGTTAGGCGCAATCGCTGGCTATAAACGAGATAAACCCGTTGGTGTGGCGCTTACTATGGTTTCTTTGATGATAAAGGCATTTCCGTATTTTTGGCTTTCGATGATGTTTTTGTACCTTTTTGGATACGTTTTGAAATGGTTTCCTTTATCAAATGCATATTCAACCAAGGAGTTTCTGAGTGGTTGGAGTTTTGTGCTCAGTGTTGTTTATCACGCCATATTACCTGGAACAACACTTGTTGTAGGATCTATTGGTTCTTGGATTCTCACTATGAGGAATAACATAGTCAGTGTCTTAGCAGAAGACTATATATTACTTGCGGAAGCTAAGGGCCTTTCACAGCAAGAAATTCTCGCCAATTATGCTATGAAGAATGCCATTTTACCAAGTGTAACGGCTTTTGGATTGTCCTTGGGGTTTGTCGTGAGCGGGGCACTCTTGACGGAGATCGTTTTTTCTTACCCCGGAGTAGGCTATCAATTGTACAGAGCCGCTGTTAGTCAAGATTACCCATTGATACAAGCCATATTTTTCTTTATATCTTTATCTGTCTTGAGTGCAAACCTGTTGATGGATTTTGTCTACATGTTTCTCGATCCAAGAACAAGAGGGTGAGACTTTGTCTATCAAGGCTTGGGCTGGAATTGGTATAATAATGTTTTTTTTAGCTATCGCCATTTTTGCTCCATATATAGCGCCATATGATCCAAATGATATAGTTGATTTACCTTATGATAAACCAAGTAGTCTGCATTTTCTCGGTACAGATAGATTGGGCAGAGATATTTTTTCACAGCTTATCTATGGAACAAGACTTTCACTTGTAATAGGTATAGTCACTGGTCTTCTCATGTCAGGTATTTCTACTTTTGTTGGAATGATCTCGGGTTACTACGGAGGTATTGTTGATCGTATCTTGTCGACCATAACGGATGTGTTCTTAGTTATACCAGGTATTCCACTTATGATTGTGATTTCATCTTACATGAGAGTCCGAAGCTTTTGGACTGTGATTTTGGTTATCGCAATAACTGGTTGGGGTGGTGGAGCAAGGATGATAAGATCACAGATGCTCTCAATGAAGAACAGAGATTTTGTGATGGCAGCGAAAACAATAGGAGAAAGAAATATAAGGATTGTGTTCTTCGAAATATTTCCAAACATGTTATCTTTGATAGCTTCGATTTTTTTCAGTTCGGTTCTTTATGCAATTATTGGAGAAGCTTCTTTATCCTTTCTCGGTTTAGGCGATGTCAGTAAAATTTCATGGGGCACAATGCTCTATTGGGCTCAGAGTGCCAATGCCTTGTTGAATGGAATGTGGGCATGGGTCCTTGCACCTGGGTTATCGATAATCATGCTTGGTACTGCTTTTGCCCTTTTGAATTTCTCGCTTGATGAAACAACTAATCCAAGATTGAGAAAACGTTAGGGTGGTCTGATGGTTGAGATTCTAAATTTAAGAGCAGGATATCGTTTCAGAAAAAAAGTAGTTAGAGCAGTGAATAACGTTTGTTTGAAGATTCATGATCAGGATTTTCTTGGCATTGCCGGTGAATCTGGTTGCGGAAAGTCGACTTTGGTTTTGGCGATGCTCAGATTGTTGAAGAGTCCTGGCTACATAGAATCTGGTAAGGTTTTAATCAATGGGTTAGATATATTCAGCCTTTCTAATGAGCAACTGTCCAAAGTTCGTTGGAAAGAGTTTTCTTTTGTCCCACAGAGTTCTATGAGTTCATTGAATCCAGTTATGAAAATAAAAGATCAGATTGCCGATGCGATAGTTTGTCATACAGATATGGAAAGGCAAGAAGCTTATGAGATAGTTGGAGAAGTTTTAAAACTCGTGGGTATCCCTGTGGAACGCGCAAATAGTTACCCACACCAACTTTCCGGTGGAATGCGCCAGAGAGTTGTTATAGCGATGGCTTTGGCTCTTTCCCCAAAATTTGTCGTTTTTGATGAACCAACAACTGCATTGGATGTGGTTGTGCAAAGGTCGATTCTTGAGAAAATCTTCGAGTTACAAGAACAGAAAAAATTCTCTGCAGCTTTCGTAACACATGATATCTCACTTTTATTCGAAATATCAAAGCACTTGGCTATAATGTATGCAGGTGAAATAGTCGAGTATGGTGATACCAGAAATGTTTACGAAAATCCACTACATCCTTATGCAAAAGGGCTGATTGAAGCTTTGCCAAGTGTATCTGGAGAGCTCAAAGAGTACAAAAGTATCCCGGGAAGACCACCAGACCTTTCGATTGTAATTGAGGGTTGTCCTTTCTATGAAAGATGTCGGTTCAGAAAAAAGATATGCTTAGAAAAACATCCGGAGTACAAGCAGGTTGAACAAGGTAGGTGGGTTTCTTGTCATCTGTATTGATCGCAGAAGGAATTATCAAAAATTTTGCCTTTAGAAAAGGTATTAAGCACTATACGATACACGCATTGAGAAGAGTGGATCTCCATCTTGCAGATAGAGAAATTTTGTCGATTGTTGGAGAAAGTGGCTGTGGCAAAACGACTTTCTTGAGAGTCGTTGCAAGAATATACGTCCAAGATGATGGAAGTTTATCTGTGCTTGGTAAGGAAGTACCTAAAAAGATGAACAAAAATCAGGAATTAGAGTACAGAAAAACCGTTCAAATGATCTTCCAAGACCCATTTTCAGCATTAAACCCGGTGAAGAAGATTGGGAAGTTCCTTGAAAGGCCTCTCAAAATTTTCAAGATACCTAATATAAAAGAGAGGATAAATGAGGTTCTTGAAGAGGTTGAACTGCCATTCGACTCTCTTGAGAAATATCCACACGAGTTGTCTGGAGGACAGAGACAGAGAGTCATCATCGCGCGATCGATTATAACAAGACCAAAGATAATACTCGCCGACGAACCCACTTCGATGCTCGATGTGTCGATAAAGGCTTCTATTCTCAACTTACTTCTGAAATTGAGAGATAATCACGCTATTTCTCTGATACATGTTACACACGATCTTGCTTCTGCAAAATATATTTCTGACAGAATAGCAGTCATGTATGCTGGACAGATTATTGAAGAAGGAGACGCAAAAGCAATAGTTGACGATCCATTACATCCATATACTAAACTGCTGAGGATGGCGGCACCAGATCCGAACAAACTGAATACAAGGCTTGGTCAAACAGGAGAGCCCCCCAATTTGATAAATCCCCCCTCAGGATGTGCCTTTATGCCAAGATGCGCTTATGCCAAAAAAGAATGCTCGAATTTTTCTCAAACCATCGATGTCGATGGCAGAAAAGTAAGGTGCATCTTGTATACCTAATTAACTTTGCACTAACCTAATCATGGATTATCCTGATATATTGAAATTTTAACGAGATATAAGAAAATCTATTATTTCCTGAATATCTGGCAATTCTCTAATAGGATAGACTTTGAAAAAGATGATCTTTCCATCTTTATCGATTATGATATTTGCTCTTTCAGAAAAACCGTCTTTTTCTCTGAATATGTTGTACAATTTAGCCACTTCACCATGTGGCCAGAAATCCGAGAGGATCTTCAATTGCTTTAAGCCCAGTGAATCTGCCCAAGCTTTTTTACTTGGAACTGGATCAACACTCAAACCAAGTGGAACTGTTTTTAGTTTCTCGAATTTTTCGTAGTTAGCTTCCAATGATTTCATCTGGTTTGCACAGATAGAAGTCCAAGCAAGTGGATGAAATGACAAGAGCACTTTCTTTCCTTTTAGCGAAGATAACTGAATCACATTGCCATCTTGATCTTTCAATGAAAAATCTGGTGCAATTGAACCGATTTGCAACATCTTTACCACCTCCGCTTTGATTCAATAAGATTCATTAGCTTTTCAACATTATGCTTTCTTTTGAAAAGTGGCTCTGAAGAGTTTTTATAGACTCTTTGTTGTGATTCAAAGGTAGGTTTTTCTTCGATATAGAATACACCTAAGGGTAAGGGAGATCTTTCCAGTGCTTTTTCAAATGCTTTGTTTATATTTGTCTCGTCGTGATCTTTCATATAGTAGGTGTTTTCTTTGAACCATTTGTAGGTGTTGATTTTATTGAAAGTAACACATGGCTGGAATATGTCTACCAATGAAAATCCTTTGTGCAATATGGCTCTTTTTATGATCTCTTTTGTTTCTTGCACATCACCGCAGAATGCTCGAGCCACGAAAGAACACTTCAAAGACAATGCAATGGCTATTGGGTTGAATGGCTCATTCAAAACTCCATTGACCTGTACAGGTGTTGTAAAACCTTTCTCACTGGTTGGTGAAGCTTGCCCTTTTGTTAGACCATAAACCATGTTATCGTGAACTAAAACGGTGATATCTGAATTTCTCCTGATGGCATGTATGAAGTGATTTCCTCCTTCACCATACATACAGCCATCTCCGCTTTCCACAATTACCACAAGATTTGGATTAGATACCTTTATTCCAACAGCTGCTGGCAAACTTCTTCCGTGTAAACCGTTGAAATAATTACATTTTATGTATTGAGGTGCTTTCGCAGCTTGCCCGATTCCAGAAACAAGTACCAAATTTTTTGGGTCTATGTCGAGCTCCTGTAATGCAGTTTTGACAATGTTGTGTATCGAATAGTTACCACAACCAGGACACCATGCGATATCTCCACCTTCAATATCAAACTTTGTAGCCATCAAATCTCCCCCTTCATAAACTTTTGTAATGTGTCTTTTATTTCTTCTACGTAAAAAGGTAAGCCGTTGTATTTATTCAATGTTTTGAAATCACTAAAACCAAATTCCATTTTCAGAAGCTTTCCAAGTTGTGAGGTGGCATTGGATTCTACAAGAAGTACTTTCTTTGCTCTATTTAGATATTTAGAGAGATTAGATGGTAATGGATAAAGTTGTTGCAAATGAAGTACTGCCAAATTTTCAAAGTCCTTTGATGCTTCAAGGACAATCTCTCTTGTTGAACCGAAACATATCACAAGATGAGTGAAATCTTTATTACCTATGAATTCGGCAGGAATTTCATCAGAGAAGTTTTTCAGTTTTCTTAGTCTCTTTTCGACCATTTTGTTTCTGATTGTAAAGTCTTCTGTTATTCTTCCATATTCGTCGTGTTCATCACTATCCACACAAACTAATCCATTACCATGACTTGGGATACCTCTTGGGGAGATCCCATTTTCCGTGAATTGATATCTTTTGTAATCAGGCGCTGTCTCAACTATGTAATCCGAGAAAGACTTTATTTCTCCAAGTTTATCGAAATTATAAATCATATCCATCAAATACTGGTCTGTCAAAACAAAGACTGGTACTTGGTATTTGTCTGCAATATCAAAAGCTTTCATCGTACAGAAAAATGCTTGTTCAAGATTACCTGGTGAAAAGATAACTCTTTCGAATTCACCGTGCCCAGAAAAAAGTGCGAACAATAAATCCGCTTGCTCTGTTCTTGTTGGAAGTCCTGTTGCAGGACCTGGTCTTTGTGCAAGGTGTATCACTATAGGACTTTCTATCATCCCAGCAAGACTCAGAGCCTCTACCATCAATGCAAAACCGCCACCACTTGTTGTCACAAGCGCCCTTGCTCCAGAATACCATGCACCTAAAGCCATATTTATGGCGCTGATTTCATCCTCTGCTTGTTCTACGATTATGTCAAAATCTCTTGAATGATTTGCCAGGTTAGTCAGAACACCGGTAGATGGAGACATTGGATATGAAGAGACGAAGTTACATCCACCAGCTAAGGCACCAAGAGAAACTGCTTCTGCACCACTCATCAATATATGATCTTTGACGCTCGGATTTGTTTCGATCTTTGTTTCAATGTTCATTTCTATGTTTTTGTAGACATAATCATATCCCAATTTGACCGCCTTTTTGTTTTCTTCACAAACCTTCGTACCTTTGTTGCAAAACCATTTCTCAATCGCGACTAACACGTTTTCAAAGGGAAGTTTCAAAAGGCCACACAACATACCAAGAACTACAGAATTGGAATAAAGTTTGTTCCCAGCTTCAAGTGCTAAACTGGATATTGGTACTTTTTTTATCCTTGCTTTTGTATTGAATTTTGTCTCTGAATTTGAATCGATGAAAACAAAGGTATTGTCATCTATTCTTTCCAAAAGTCTTAGTAAATGTACATCACCTGGTGAAAGAGAAAAGAGAATATCCGTTTTCTTACAGAATGCTCTAACAGGTTTATCACTGATTCTTATCAAAGTCGAGTTACTTCCACCTCTGACACGAGACATGTATTCTTTGTATGAAAATACATTTAAACCGTGGCTCTTTAATATATTTGGAAAAAGGTATTCTATTGTCTGAATACCTTGGCCAGCCTCGCCACAAATTACAACAGAAAGGTCCACGATGACTCCCCCTTATATTCGAAAAAAGCCCTGGTTTGTCCAGGGCTTTAGTTTATTCAACTTCAATTTTTTTGCTGCTCTCCCACAAACCATGTATGTTGCAATATGATAGAGCAAGGATTGTTCCAGATTTGTTCAGTTTCGCAACGGTTTTCACCACTGGTTCTGTGTAGACATCGCCTGTATTAGGGCCTTTGACAGATTCGCCATGAACATTGAATTCGTAATTGCCTATCTCATAAACATATGGATCGCCATCTGGTTGGAAAAAGAGCTTGATCCATTTTATATGATGTTCCGTCGTGTTTGGATGAGGTATTTCTTTACCAACGGTGACTGTGATCTCTGTTTTTTCTCCTTTTTTGACCTTTTCAGCAACTTCGATAACTGGTACATGTTTTTCTTTTTTGAAATCTTCTGACTTAATAAAATCAGCAAGTTTCATATTATTCCCTCCTTTATACAGAGAATTCCACATACATCTTCTTGGCAGTTCCACATACAGGGCATTTCTCAGGTGGTTCATTCTCTACTGTATGACCACAGACAGGACAGATGAATATTTTGCTGACTGGGTAATCTTCTTTTTTCTCAACAAGGTCTTTAGCAAGTTTGTACATTTGAGCGTGTATTTTCTCTGCTTCCCAGGCATATTTAGTACTTCTTTCCGCTCCTTTTTCTTGTTGAAATTGTGCAACTGTGTTGTAAACCGGGTACATTTCCTCGATTTCAAAAGTTTCACCATCGATGCACTGTTGAACGTTATCTTTCATTTCTTGATAGATCTTTCCGAGTTCTCTGTAATGATTTCTTGCATGAACAAATTCGGCATGTGCTATCGCCCTGAAAAGATTGGCAAGTTTCTTTAACCCCTTTCTTTCAGCTTCGTCTGCGAAGATTAAATACTTCATGTGTGCCATGCTTTCACCGGCAAAGGCATCTTCGAGGAATTTCTTGGTCATCTCTCTCATTGATTTCACCTCCCTATTTTCAATTTTTATTATACAACAATTCTATTTTCTGACTCCATTCAAAAATTAACACAATCGTCAAATACAATAGTTCTAAGCTAAAATTCTTCACAGGTTGAAACGAGATCTTCAACTTTGGTTGTAGCAAGGCAGATCACCGTGTCTGCGGCACCATAGTAAATCTTTAGTTCATCACCTTCCAAAATAGCCCCTGTTGGAAAGACTACATTGTTTCTAAATCCATCACTGGTCTCATACTTTTCCTCCGGTACAATGAGAGGTTCTTTACATAAACCCAAAACTTTGGTCGGGTTTTTTAAATCAAGCAACATAACACCTGCTGTGTAACGCTTGGTCCATTTTTCTTCCCAACCATTCTTTCCTCTTGATGAATCAATATCTACAGCATGAAAGATTACTAACCAACCACTGTCGGTTTTAATAGGGGGTGCTCCTGGACCAATTTTGATGTTGGCAAATAGTACATCTTCCACCGCAAGGAGAAGCTTGCTGTCTCCCCAATATCTCAAGTCTGGTGAAAAACTGATCCAGATATCAAATCTTTCTAAACCTAACCTGCCATAAACTGGAAACGGTCTTTCGAGTCTTACATACATACTATTTACTTTTTCTGGAAAAAGTACGATATTTCTGTTATCTGGCGTTGAGAGATCGATGATCTCAAATTGTTCGAAATCCTCCGTTTTTGCAATGCCTGCTCTTATTCCATGCCATGTGTCAACGGCAAAGGTCATATAGATCTTTTCTTCGATTGTAACTAATCTTGGATCATAAACTCTTATAAAATCTTTCTCATTTAGTGTAAAATGCAGCGGTTCTGGTTTAACCTTCCATTTTATTCCATCTTTGCTCAGTGCCAACCCCAGATTTGTTCCATCGATTCTTTTTTCTTCAAAAGAACCATAATCATTTCGAAAGACCATTATATAACGATCTTTTAGTTTGCAAACACCAGGATTGAATACAAGTGCAGAAATATATGGCACATCTTTGTAAGTGAGTATAGGATTGGCTGGGTGTCTTTTGATAATGTTCTGAGATTTCAATTCACCAACTGGTTTTGGTTCGAAATTTTCTCTGATTTTAGAAAGATCCATTGCTTATCTACCCCCTTTTTGAAATCATGATAATGTTACACGAAAAACTATAAATCGAAATAGTACGATTTTCCAAGGATAACTTTTGCTATCGGAATAAATAGGGATCTAAACACGAAAAAACTGCCTTTGGAAATGCGGAGATTAGTTTTTGATGTATTTTCTGATTTGTTAACATTTGACAAAAGATGCAGTTAGAAGCAACATTTAGTTAGTAATATCTAACTAAATCGAGGTGTTTGTTTTGTTAACCGATCTTGAGGCAAGAACTCTGAAGGTTATACGAGATTCTGGTGAAATATCTCGACTTGAAATATCTAAACTCTTAAACCTGAGTAAACCTGTTATAAGTCAGGCGGTGGCTCAGCTGATTAATAAAGGACTTGTAGTCGAATCCAATATTTGTAAGTCTTCTATAGGAAGACCAAGGATCAACCTAAAATTCGTTTCGGATGCGTTTTATTGTATAGGTGCCGAACTTGAAGAAAATACGTTCGAAATAATCATTACTGATCTCTCTGGAAATGAGAAAAAGGCTTTTCAGGAAAGAATTCCTCACACAAAAGATTCACTTGATATCATTGAGTGGTGTTCCGAAAAAATCAAAGAGTTGATAAGGCAATCGAATCTGCCAAGGGAAAAATTTTTAGGAATAGGAATTGGGATATCGGCCATGGTCGAACCGAACACAGGATTAGTGAGAACGGCTCCAGCATTTGGTATGAAGGATTTCAATCTCCAAAACACGCTTCAAATGATGCTCGACCTTCCTGTATACGTAGCAAATAGAGTTAAATTGGCTGCATTTGCCGAGCACAAACTCGGAGCAGCAAAAGGTTTTAAGGATGTACTTTTTATATATTTGGATAGTGGTCTTGGATCTGCAGTTATTTTAAACGACGAATTATTCCAGGGATTTTATGGTAAAGCAGGAGAATTTGGATGGTTGATAACCGATATTGATGTCACAAAAGATGACATTTGTGAAGAACAAAATTTTGGACATTTGGCAAGGAAAATATCAGGTCATTGTTTGAGAAAGTACTTGGGTGAGATCGTTCAAGATACCGATCTGAGAGAAATTATCATGGCGATTAAGCAAGGGCAGATCGAAATGGGAAAGAAGTTGAGAAGATCTTTAATGCATCTTGCCGCTGCAATAGCCAATTCAATACTCATGTTTGATCCGCAGATTGTAATCATCAAAGGGAGAATCGGACAAAGATATTTCTCAGAAATCTTGGAAATTATTGAGCAATTTCTTTATGAGTTCTTGCCACTACAGTTTTATGAGAACCTTGAATTTCGCAAAGGTATGATTGATAAGTATGATGTGGCATTGGGTGGTGTCTTTTTGGTTCAAAAGAAAGTTATGAATATCTAAATTACTCAAGGGGAGGTGGTTTCATGCGGAGAATTTTTGCAATGTTACTTGTTTTAGCGACGGTTCTCTCAATGGCTGATGTGGTCTTAATGTGGTTTACAGATGGTCCAGATTATGACGTCATGCAGAATCAGGTTGCAAAATTCGAAAAGGTTTATGGTGAAAAAGTTGTTGTTCTGAATCTACCCTATTACTTGGAATACAAACCCAAACTTGCTGCAATGGCTAAAGCGGGTTCACCACCAGATGTTGCAAGGGAAACCGACTTATTACCATGGCTTGATTACGCAATAGATATGAAGCCTTTAGTTGAGAAGTACACCAACATGAAATTCGAAGATTGGCTTGAAAATGTCTCTTTCTACAAACCAGCCTTTAAAAAGATCTATGAAAAATTCGGTAAAGTAATAGGCATACCGTACACTTCGGATGCTCACGCAGTTTTTTACAACAAAGAGATTTTCAAGAAGGCTGGTATAGAAGTACCAAAAGACAGACCTTGGACGATTGATGAATGGTATGCTGCAATGAAAAAAATCAAACAAAGTGGTGCAGCAAGATATGCCCTTGTTTATGATTTCAGTCCCTACAGATTTTCAAATTTACTGTATGTCTTCGGTGGCGGTATTTGGGACCCTGAAGGAAAAAATATAATCATTGATTCACCAGAATCGATCGAGGCTCTGGAGTTTTTCGTCAAACTTCATGACGAAGATCTCATACCGAAAGCCGTTTGGTTAACTGGCGACGCACCGGCAAAGTATTTCCAAAACGGTATGGCTGCAATGTATGTCTCTGGCATATGGATGCTTGCCCAATTCAAAGAACAATTGAAATTTGATTGGGGCGCCATTATGTGGCCATACAAGCGTCAAAGAGCTGTAATGACAGGTGGAAAGTATATAGTTCCATTCACTGAAAAAGGTGCACAGCTTGCACTATTCTTGACCAATGAAGAAAATCTCGCAGAATTTGCCGGAAAACTTTATCTGATACCTGATAGAAAAGATTTGAGTGGTAAGGTAAAGGTTGAAGATCCTGTGATCAAAGAAGTTTACGATGTGGTGATGAAGGATCTTGATGAATCAGGAAGGGGAAGTCTTGTCGCGGATTGGTATGATCCAGATACAGCAGCTATAATACAAAAGAACAGAACAGTTATAATCGATGCGATAAAATCAGCGGTTGCCAAAGAAAAAACTCCTGCGCAGGCTTTCAGAGATCTTGCAAAGTTTCTGAGAGAAGAAGTCGCAAAAAGTAAATGAGCTTTCTTGGGTGGGGAATCCCACCCAAGTTGTTTTAAATCTGGAGGGAAGAACTTTGAAAAAACAACTGGTCCCATGGTTATTTCTTCTGCCAAATCTCTTGATCTTTGCGATATTCATAGTAACACCTGCTCTGAGTAGTTTTTATTATTCTTTTACAGACTATGATATGCTCACCTTTTCTGGGAAATTCGTTGGTTTGTCTAATTTCATTAGTCTTTTTCGCACGCCAAGTGATTTTAGCCATGTATTGACCAGAACATTTTTTTACACGTTGCTTGTTGTTCCTTTAGTTTTCTTTTCTTCACTTGGTTTGTCAGTAATAACTACATCGGATTTTATTTATGGTAGATCTTTTTTAAGGGCACTTTTCTATTGGCCTTGGCTTTTATCACCATCAATCATAGGTATCAGTTGGAAATGGTTTTTGGATTATGATGCAGGATTGATAAATATAATTCTCATAAAAATGGGTTTAAACCCGATATCATGGTTGATAGATAAAAGATTAGCGTTTTTGAGTGTCACGTTGGTGACGGTTTGGAATGTTGCGGGCTATTTTATGGTTATGTTCAATGCAGCACTTACAGCTATCCCAGTTGAAGTCTATGAAGCGGCATCATTAGACGGCGCAAATAAATGGACAAGGTTTTGGAAGATCATCTTTCCTCTACTCAAGCCTACTTCAGTACTTGTGATAATTCTTTCAACAATTATGGCGATGAGGAGTTTTGAAGTGATATATGTTTTTACTTCTGGAGGACCTGGAACATCAACGACAATGGTTGCGCAAAAGATATACCATACTGCCTTTATGGAAAGAAAGCTTGGCATGGCCTCAGCAATGTCTATAGTACTGTTCTTAATCTTGATAATTCTCTCATTATTACAATTCAAAGTTTTGGAGGAAAAGCAATGAAAAGAAGAAAAAGGATTTTTTTAGTAATCTTGAATCTCGTTGTGTACGTTTTTGCATTTTTGTACGTTCTTCCGATATTGTGGACTGTCTTTTCGAGTTTTAAGGAAGAATCTGATCTTTTTTCGTGGCCTCCTCGTTTGGTAACCAAGTTGACTATGATCAACTACAGAAACGTTTTTTCTAAAACACAACTTCCTTTGTTCATGAGAAATTCTTTCTTTATTTCGATTTTTGCGACCATTATTACCGTTTTGATAAGCATAATGGGAGGTTATGCGCTGGCAAAGTATCACTTTCGTTTTAGGGGTTTTATCTCATCTTTCACTTTGTCGATGTTGATGATTCCATTGCAAGTGATAATGGTTCCAATTTATTTGGTGCTCTCGAAGATAGGCATGATAAACACCTTATGGGGTTTGATAATACCACCTTCTGCAACACCTACGGGTATATTTCTTGCACAGAGATATCTTTTGTCTGCACTTCCAGATGAAATCTTAGAAAGTGCAAGGATTGATGGAGCAGGGGAGATGAAGATTTTCTTTAAAATAGTACTACCACTTTCAACGCCACTTATAGCAGCCCTCTCGGTATTGTCTTTCACTTGGAGATGGAATGATTTTCTCTGGCCATTGATTGTCGTTGGTACTCCCAGACTGTACACTGTTCAATTGGCTTTGGGAATGTATGCCGGTGAACATATAGTGCAGTGGGGACCTTTATTGGCAATGACGGTAATATCAATGATTCCTGTTTTAATTGTCTTCTTGCTACTCCAGAAATACTTCGTGAAGGGTATAGCAACTGGTGCTTTAAAATGAGGAAGTGACTTATATGGATTATAAGATATTGGATAACGGTACTATCCTTTACGAAAGGGCCTTAGAGACTTTTATACTTTCCAATTTGGAGCAGACCTTAATTATGAAATATGGTGAACCTAAGCAACTCTTTTCTTCGAAACATGGTTTAGTGTTAGAGTTTGTGAAAACAAATATTGGTGAACCTGTTTTGTCAAGATACTGGCCAAATGGGTGTTATTTTCAAAGAGAGAATATGAACTGGTCTTTTTTAACCGCGAATGATATAGTCTCCACTCTCTTTTTTATAAATGGTTTGAAAAGACTTGAGCTTCTCTTCAAAGTACCACTTAAGAGAAATTTCAAAGTACCATTTTTTAAATCGATAGACCTTGAAAGATCATTAAATGTCTCTTTTTTTAACGGATTAGTGAATTTTTCAGACATTTTGAAGATCAAGATCGTGGAAGGAAAGTTGATTAAATTCGAGCAGAAAAATGACAGACTCTTTGAGCTTGTGATCGAGAGCAACGATAAAGGTTTTATAAAACTCTCATTTGGTAGTCAAATTTCAGTTGATGGATCTGAGGAAGATCAGAACAGAGTTTATCTGAAGAAACTCGATGAGCATTGCCCTGGTGCTTTGAATAATTTGGAAAAAGCCCTGTATTTTTTCTCGGTACATACAGCACTTTCCTGTTGGAAAGATTTTGGAACTGTCAAGGCTCTGTCAGCAGGTAACAATTACAGTTTTCCTCCAAGGACTTATTTCAGAGACGGTTTTTGGACGTCACTCACACTTTTGAAAATCGATTCAAAACTCGTTAAAGAACAAATCCTTACCT
The DNA window shown above is from Thermotoga profunda AZM34c06 and carries:
- a CDS encoding class II SORL domain-containing protein, with the protein product MKLADFIKSEDFKKEKHVPVIEVAEKVKKGEKTEITVTVGKEIPHPNTTEHHIKWIKLFFQPDGDPYVYEIGNYEFNVHGESVKGPNTGDVYTEPVVKTVAKLNKSGTILALSYCNIHGLWESSKKIEVE
- a CDS encoding ROK family transcriptional regulator, whose product is MLTDLEARTLKVIRDSGEISRLEISKLLNLSKPVISQAVAQLINKGLVVESNICKSSIGRPRINLKFVSDAFYCIGAELEENTFEIIITDLSGNEKKAFQERIPHTKDSLDIIEWCSEKIKELIRQSNLPREKFLGIGIGISAMVEPNTGLVRTAPAFGMKDFNLQNTLQMMLDLPVYVANRVKLAAFAEHKLGAAKGFKDVLFIYLDSGLGSAVILNDELFQGFYGKAGEFGWLITDIDVTKDDICEEQNFGHLARKISGHCLRKYLGEIVQDTDLREIIMAIKQGQIEMGKKLRRSLMHLAAAIANSILMFDPQIVIIKGRIGQRYFSEILEIIEQFLYEFLPLQFYENLEFRKGMIDKYDVALGGVFLVQKKVMNI
- a CDS encoding rubrerythrin family protein, encoding MREMTKKFLEDAFAGESMAHMKYLIFADEAERKGLKKLANLFRAIAHAEFVHARNHYRELGKIYQEMKDNVQQCIDGETFEIEEMYPVYNTVAQFQQEKGAERSTKYAWEAEKIHAQMYKLAKDLVEKKEDYPVSKIFICPVCGHTVENEPPEKCPVCGTAKKMYVEFSV
- a CDS encoding glycoside hydrolase family 130 protein yields the protein MDLSKIRENFEPKPVGELKSQNIIKRHPANPILTYKDVPYISALVFNPGVCKLKDRYIMVFRNDYGSFEEKRIDGTNLGLALSKDGIKWKVKPEPLHFTLNEKDFIRVYDPRLVTIEEKIYMTFAVDTWHGIRAGIAKTEDFEQFEIIDLSTPDNRNIVLFPEKVNSMYVRLERPFPVYGRLGLERFDIWISFSPDLRYWGDSKLLLAVEDVLFANIKIGPGAPPIKTDSGWLVIFHAVDIDSSRGKNGWEEKWTKRYTAGVMLLDLKNPTKVLGLCKEPLIVPEEKYETSDGFRNNVVFPTGAILEGDELKIYYGAADTVICLATTKVEDLVSTCEEF
- a CDS encoding ABC transporter substrate-binding protein, which gives rise to MRRIFAMLLVLATVLSMADVVLMWFTDGPDYDVMQNQVAKFEKVYGEKVVVLNLPYYLEYKPKLAAMAKAGSPPDVARETDLLPWLDYAIDMKPLVEKYTNMKFEDWLENVSFYKPAFKKIYEKFGKVIGIPYTSDAHAVFYNKEIFKKAGIEVPKDRPWTIDEWYAAMKKIKQSGAARYALVYDFSPYRFSNLLYVFGGGIWDPEGKNIIIDSPESIEALEFFVKLHDEDLIPKAVWLTGDAPAKYFQNGMAAMYVSGIWMLAQFKEQLKFDWGAIMWPYKRQRAVMTGGKYIVPFTEKGAQLALFLTNEENLAEFAGKLYLIPDRKDLSGKVKVEDPVIKEVYDVVMKDLDESGRGSLVADWYDPDTAAIIQKNRTVIIDAIKSAVAKEKTPAQAFRDLAKFLREEVAKSK
- a CDS encoding 2-oxoacid:acceptor oxidoreductase subunit alpha, with the protein product MDLSVVICGEAGQGIQTIEYLFPNILKSHGLNVFSYKEYMSRVRGGSNSTLIRISDKPVRAFCKKTDILFSLSPGDVHLLRLLERIDDNTFVFIDSNSETKFNTKARIKKVPISSLALEAGNKLYSNSVVLGMLCGLLKLPFENVLVAIEKWFCNKGTKVCEENKKAVKLGYDYVYKNIEMNIETKIETNPSVKDHILMSGAEAVSLGALAGGCNFVSSYPMSPSTGVLTNLANHSRDFDIIVEQAEDEISAINMALGAWYSGARALVTTSGGGFALMVEALSLAGMIESPIVIHLAQRPGPATGLPTRTEQADLLFALFSGHGEFERVIFSPGNLEQAFFCTMKAFDIADKYQVPVFVLTDQYLMDMIYNFDKLGEIKSFSDYIVETAPDYKRYQFTENGISPRGIPSHGNGLVCVDSDEHDEYGRITEDFTIRNKMVEKRLRKLKNFSDEIPAEFIGNKDFTHLVICFGSTREIVLEASKDFENLAVLHLQQLYPLPSNLSKYLNRAKKVLLVESNATSQLGKLLKMEFGFSDFKTLNKYNGLPFYVEEIKDTLQKFMKGEI